Proteins from a genomic interval of Polaribacter sp. Q13:
- a CDS encoding UDP-glucose--hexose-1-phosphate uridylyltransferase: protein MSNTNLQDYSHKRFNILTGEWVLVSPHRAKRPWQGQNEAVNNEKRPTHDDSCYLCAGNTRINGEVNPDYKDVFVFTNDFAALQNDSPTFSVNDGLLKAQSETGICKVICFSPDHSKSLADMSATEIQKVVFAWQKEFKELSENPNINYVQIFENKGAVMGCSNPHPHGQIWSQSSLPNEVDKKNTQQLNYYNNNNSSLLGDYLAQELEKQERIIFENDGFVVLVPFWAIWPFEAMIVPKRPLANILEMTEAETLQYGEAISVLTKAYDKIFNTSFPYSSGIHQAPTDGNENKHWHFHMSFYPPLLRSASVKKFMVGYEMFGTPQRDITAEQAVKMIKDCL from the coding sequence ATGAGCAATACAAATTTACAAGATTATTCGCACAAGCGATTTAATATTCTTACAGGAGAATGGGTGTTAGTTTCACCACATAGAGCTAAAAGACCTTGGCAAGGACAAAATGAAGCTGTTAATAACGAAAAAAGACCAACACATGACGATTCTTGTTATTTGTGTGCTGGAAACACTAGAATTAACGGAGAAGTAAACCCAGATTATAAAGATGTTTTTGTTTTTACAAACGATTTTGCTGCATTACAAAATGATTCGCCAACGTTTAGTGTAAACGACGGACTTTTAAAAGCACAAAGTGAAACGGGTATTTGTAAGGTAATTTGTTTTAGCCCGGATCACTCAAAAAGTTTGGCTGATATGTCTGCAACGGAAATTCAAAAGGTTGTTTTTGCATGGCAAAAAGAATTTAAAGAATTGTCTGAAAACCCTAACATTAACTACGTTCAAATATTTGAGAACAAAGGTGCAGTAATGGGTTGTAGTAATCCGCATCCTCACGGTCAAATTTGGAGTCAATCTTCTTTACCTAATGAAGTTGATAAAAAAAATACACAACAATTAAACTACTACAATAACAATAACAGTAGTTTATTGGGCGATTATTTAGCGCAAGAATTAGAAAAACAAGAACGTATTATTTTTGAAAATGATGGTTTTGTTGTTTTAGTTCCTTTCTGGGCTATTTGGCCTTTCGAAGCTATGATTGTTCCTAAAAGACCTTTGGCTAACATCTTAGAAATGACGGAAGCAGAAACGTTACAATACGGAGAAGCAATTTCTGTATTAACAAAAGCATACGATAAGATTTTTAATACTTCTTTTCCATATTCTAGCGGAATTCATCAAGCGCCAACAGATGGTAATGAAAACAAACATTGGCATTTCCACATGAGTTTTTATCCACCTTTATTAAGAAGCGCATCTGTAAAGAAATTTATGGTAGGTTACGAAATGTTTGGAACCCCACAAAGAGATATTACGGCAGAACAAGCGGTAAAAATGATCAAAGACTGTTTGTAG
- a CDS encoding response regulator yields the protein MFKKVLVAEDFDVINNGIKMALKEIGVQEIDSISYCDEAYAKIKSASLNNEPYDLIISDLSFENDGTPQELKSGEELIEKISNEFLDLKIIVFSIEDKPYIIQHLYKNLKIDGYVWKNRNGLKELKKAIHTISTSKQFYISPGLNSAIQSKQAVEITAFDVFLIEELSKGLLQEDISKKLKEKEISPSSTSAIEKRLRFLKEHFNANNPAHLVAIAKYFGLI from the coding sequence ATGTTTAAAAAAGTTCTAGTTGCAGAAGATTTTGATGTTATTAATAACGGAATTAAAATGGCATTAAAAGAAATTGGAGTTCAAGAAATAGATTCTATTTCTTATTGTGATGAAGCGTATGCTAAAATTAAAAGTGCTTCTTTAAACAATGAGCCTTACGATTTAATTATTTCTGATTTGTCTTTTGAAAATGATGGAACTCCACAAGAATTAAAATCTGGAGAAGAATTGATAGAGAAAATTAGCAATGAATTTTTAGATTTAAAAATTATTGTTTTTTCTATTGAGGACAAACCGTATATAATTCAGCATTTATATAAGAACCTAAAAATAGATGGGTATGTTTGGAAGAACAGAAATGGATTAAAAGAATTAAAGAAAGCAATTCATACAATTTCAACGTCAAAACAGTTTTATATTTCACCCGGTTTAAATAGTGCAATACAGTCCAAGCAAGCAGTAGAAATTACAGCTTTCGATGTCTTTTTGATTGAAGAACTCTCTAAAGGACTACTTCAGGAAGATATTAGTAAAAAGTTAAAAGAAAAAGAGATTTCTCCTTCTAGTACGAGTGCTATAGAAAAAAGATTAAGATTTTTAAAAGAACATTTTAATGCCAATAATCCAGCACACTTAGTGGCTATAGCTAAATATTTTGGATTGATTTAA
- the galK gene encoding galactokinase, with the protein MSATLIKDVKDTFIKKFKTEPLLIFSPGRINIIGEHTDYNDGFVFPAAVNKGIAAAIQKSDSGCSTAIALDLDSTIKFELDKIKPSKEGSWENYVFGVVAEIQNKNKVIGDFNIVFKGNIPGGAGMSSSAALENSVVFGLNELFDLGLTKHEMILISQKAEHNYVGVNCGIMDQYASMFGIKDHALHLDCRTVESKPYKIDFENHQLMLINTNVKHSLSDSAYNDRRSACESVSELLNIKALRDATEADLETIVDKVTPANYQKALFVIQENNRTIKAAHAIENNDLELLGSLIYQSHEGLSNQYKVSCDELDFLVAQAKKNKHVLGARMMGGGFGGCTINLIDKSEAKAFAETAAKAYKNKFNNECSVYFIELSEGTHIVKQ; encoded by the coding sequence ATGAGTGCAACACTAATTAAGGATGTCAAAGATACATTCATCAAAAAATTTAAAACGGAACCTTTATTAATTTTTTCTCCTGGAAGAATAAATATTATTGGAGAACACACAGATTATAATGATGGTTTTGTTTTTCCTGCAGCTGTAAATAAAGGAATTGCAGCAGCTATTCAAAAAAGTGATTCTGGCTGCTCTACAGCCATCGCTTTAGATTTAGACAGTACCATAAAATTTGAATTAGATAAAATAAAACCGTCTAAGGAAGGTAGTTGGGAAAACTATGTTTTTGGTGTTGTAGCAGAAATACAAAATAAAAACAAAGTAATTGGCGATTTTAACATTGTGTTTAAAGGAAATATTCCTGGTGGAGCTGGTATGTCTTCTTCTGCAGCTTTAGAAAATAGTGTTGTTTTTGGTTTAAATGAATTGTTTGATTTAGGGTTAACCAAACACGAAATGATTTTAATATCACAAAAAGCAGAGCATAATTATGTGGGTGTAAATTGTGGTATTATGGACCAATATGCAAGTATGTTCGGTATTAAAGACCATGCATTACATTTAGATTGTAGAACTGTAGAATCTAAGCCTTATAAAATAGATTTCGAAAATCATCAATTAATGTTGATAAACACCAACGTTAAACACAGTTTATCTGACAGTGCCTATAACGACAGACGTTCTGCTTGCGAAAGCGTTTCTGAATTATTAAACATAAAAGCTTTAAGAGACGCTACTGAAGCAGATCTAGAAACGATTGTAGACAAAGTTACGCCTGCTAATTATCAAAAGGCATTATTTGTAATTCAAGAAAATAATAGAACTATAAAAGCTGCACATGCTATTGAAAATAATGATTTAGAATTGTTAGGTTCATTAATTTACCAATCTCACGAAGGTTTATCTAACCAATACAAAGTGAGTTGTGATGAATTAGACTTTTTAGTTGCACAAGCAAAGAAAAACAAACACGTTCTTGGGGCAAGAATGATGGGTGGAGGTTTTGGTGGTTGTACCATTAATTTAATTGACAAAAGCGAAGCAAAAGCATTTGCTGAAACGGCAGCCAAAGCTTATAAAAATAAATTTAACAACGAATGTTCAGTCTATTTTATTGAACTTTCTGAAGGAACACATATCGTAAAACAATAA
- a CDS encoding endonuclease/exonuclease/phosphatase family protein, with protein sequence MRNNLFLCLIILFYSFTNPYNSDKENNKNKDTAVERNSEKKTTLKILTWNIQNLGRTKNNEELNFIANTIKNYDVIAIQEVVAKDPKGAQAVAKIVSALNRLGNKWNYTISNPTKSPSSYISERYAYIWKTSKLRLVKKATLDVSLENIIEREPYLAKFEIKKSNTTFYFINIHARIYNKHPEMEIAHFKKYPKKLETDHLFILGDFNLNEKHNVWNPLYKMGFKPAIKNTATTLKKKCKNGNYTNHAIDNIYYNANKVNAINTGVVDFVDNCNNLINARMISDHLPVFLEFNI encoded by the coding sequence ATGAGAAATAACTTGTTTTTATGTTTGATTATATTGTTTTACAGTTTTACAAACCCATATAATTCCGACAAAGAAAATAATAAAAACAAGGATACTGCAGTAGAAAGAAACTCAGAGAAAAAGACAACTTTAAAAATTCTTACATGGAATATTCAAAACCTAGGAAGAACAAAAAATAATGAAGAGCTAAATTTTATAGCTAATACCATAAAAAACTACGATGTAATTGCTATTCAAGAAGTTGTTGCCAAAGATCCAAAAGGTGCGCAGGCAGTTGCTAAAATTGTAAGTGCGTTAAATAGATTAGGTAACAAATGGAATTACACTATAAGCAACCCAACCAAAAGTCCCTCTAGTTATATAAGCGAACGTTATGCCTACATTTGGAAAACTTCTAAATTAAGACTTGTAAAAAAAGCTACTTTAGACGTTTCTTTAGAAAACATAATTGAAAGAGAACCCTACTTAGCAAAATTTGAAATCAAAAAAAGTAACACCACTTTTTATTTCATCAATATACATGCTCGTATTTACAATAAACATCCAGAAATGGAAATAGCACATTTTAAAAAATATCCTAAAAAACTAGAAACGGACCATCTTTTTATTTTAGGCGATTTTAACTTGAATGAAAAGCATAATGTATGGAATCCACTCTACAAAATGGGCTTTAAGCCTGCCATAAAAAATACGGCAACCACCTTAAAAAAGAAATGTAAAAACGGCAACTACACAAACCATGCTATTGATAATATTTACTATAATGCCAATAAAGTTAATGCAATAAATACTGGAGTTGTAGATTTTGTAGACAATTGCAACAACTTAATAAATGCCAGAATGATTTCTGATCATTTACCAGTATTTTTAGAATTTAATATCTAG